From the genome of Nicotiana tabacum cultivar K326 chromosome 17, ASM71507v2, whole genome shotgun sequence:
atcgtgtttgAGGGTCGAGAACCAAACTGGACATCAAAAATCAAGGTTGAAGTAGTACTCTGAAGAAATTACACTACCACGACGCGTGGTGTGTCGTGGCTGTGTAAATCCTGTTGCTTAACAAGTTTTGAGCTCTCTGATAAGTCCCACAAGCACCtcgtgtcacgccccaaacttggggaggcgtggctggcacccggtgccgcactggcccgagcgaaccattctgtaactcatgatcattcgaccaaaactcgaacatacataggtcgagttagctgaactcattccttttgtaactatcatgggccaacatggccataaCTCATAATATACAAGCGTAAGTGGGAAAATACTGTATCACtgaatcatttttcttaaaacatgaatatataTGGGCCGCCAacgcctctgacatactgtacaaaatgaacctttgtctacaaagcctctaagattatttgacatcaaatgggatagggtaccgacctacccataagtctgtagaaaaaaactctgacatgatgactcatagactcggctgcactctgaatgaggtggagtcttaccgatcctttgttgaatgccaatctcgtctactatgagggctcgtcaaactgattatctatacctgcatgcatgaatgcaacgtccccaacaaaaggacttatatatgaataatgtactgagtatataaggcaaaactaaaacataacaataagtcaacattaattaaagatatataagaatcaacctgaatctctaaagtgtcaccgtatatacatacttattatacttatatatataatgcttctctttgagactctTATCCATAtcatatgatgcatgactgcccaactgatcagtggtaactgcccgaccggccgtagcgcggtggtaaatgcatgactgcccgaccggccatagctcggtggtaaatgcatgactgcctgaCCGACTGTAgttcggtggtaaatgaatatgcatgactgcccaaccggtggtaaatagTGATACATAGCTGCACAACCGGTGGTAACTACCCGATCGACCgaccgtagcacggtggtaaatgcatgaagatgcacAAGTCACTTATATTATGAacattaatatctttatcaaatacctcaatagggaagtatatacatacttagacatgcttgaatatcactttataggaatgaataacgtagatatccttaactgctaagagtagaaccacttatggaatagcattacgtttatgtatcgttacttggatcatgccaaaagaaagaaggattagccttaacatacgtggagtagggaaaaatacaaaaaatcgtatgatattcttggaaaaggttgcaccgtactccgttAGAACCGCAAAACCTTACGTTGCTAAGGTGCTAATAATTCTTGCTGGATTTGATTTGGTTGCAAGAAATTTTGTTGGAAGCTTTTTGGATTGAGTTTAGCGTCTGTCCTTGAAAGGTTTTGAATTAGGAAGAATGGTATATCATTTCTCACTTGATTGCTCTATGTCCCAATGAGACCAAACTTGTAATGTCACACGCAAGTGTCTTATGTACCTTACTTTAGATGGCCACCTAAGACATATGACTTGTCTTATGTACCTTACTTTAGATAGCCACCTAATCaacaatgactaagagtcatttgtttggttagtgtcttgctgccacgtgggggtggggggagaaattttaatctttttccaacttattagttaactaggtaatgccccgttatccggtaattaacccattacccgtataattaataattatctcaaattacttaaaatactatccacttttaacacactttatatagaccctactatcgtggtcatgtggtaccatataaaataaatacatacactattattttattaaaacatccatgtaataatacatatattttctcaacttctaattttcctaatctcatataaagagtataaattttcgtacgcttaattcttaaaatgttaaaaagataacctctttttcttgtgaaaaaaattaatttctatctttacaataaagaaaatctcataaactttctcatattaggtgtataatttatcatatccgaaaatagtaataatagtaactatccaaaattatacttataaaacttttactaaaatacttcacttaaaagaaaataccacactaacataatatctaacggtatcaaggttgtaaaCTTACAAggtctcataataataatgtCTTAAACCCTCTACAACCTCCTTATAGACATAATCCCTTCGAACTCATGTGGATTTACTACGGCATATCCTCGTGCTAAGGTACGAGATATAACACCTCGTGTGGCGCAtcaccccatgcggcgcgcctgtacCTTTTTCCTAGAGctattttcctatttcggctaggaaacgGTGGTTTTGTCCGGGATCGACCCTACTTGATATAAATActtggaaaaatataattttctggacttttgacatactttcgaCCTAAGTAAGCGAAGAAAGAGTTGGAAGAACGCAAGCACAAGGATtttatcattccttcctcactcaagacccgagtttggatcgaatctatgttttcctatactttagttatatttgtgatgaatttctccatgtgtatggagtagttccctttagggtttgatggatttggtatattgatcattatttgtggattataactctagttttatgtattgaatcattttggaagatttaattgttgcatctatattcagtTCATcgaatcgagagaggcataacttgtgatatctttgcattataatGTTGGTTgggttcatagattcttctaagtaatcgaaagaggctagttgaattatcgATTAAACCTacttaggagaataatcgaaagaggtttttctaaagaccaatccactgcGCATTCTTGCATATATTCACATTGCTTAAgttggttcatctcgtgaggttaagacttaatcgagagaggagtttctgctGAACGTttaaactaataattgagtgaattcgagagactcacttgaacattataagtgaattatctagagttagatcccgaacaattatcttgcacttatCCTGTCAAAATCCTATCTTCTCTGCTGATAACCTTATTTGCTTATTCCTTGTCTCgatagtcactagtcaatagctttagattcttagttaaatttaagtattaatcatataaatctcaactgttgatcctcctggatatcaatcaagctagaaattacgagaatattatttaaatccaatccctgtggataagatattatactatactatctttgattagcgagcataatttaagtgtgtgatTTGCGCTCGTCAAGATGCGACATTAAGGCCGCATATGCGATGAGGGCCTAGGTTGATGGAACTCGCAGAAGTGAGCATATGAGTTGCAaaagcgagctcgcagatgcgagataGGGTCTGCATGAGCGAGAATGCCTCGGAGCTTATTATATTCGaggtttttctttattttattatattttaaaattaggaGCTCGAATTAGAGAGAATTCTAAGGCGATTTTTACCCActtggattgggtaagtgttcttaactcgaatttgattattattcatgattctatcttcgattttagtatttgattgatgaatctaaggAAGAAATCTCGGGGTTTTATCTTCACTTTTAAAGAGTGTATTTTTGGGAATTTGAGTATCGATTCAGACTTGATTTTGGAAACTAATTACATATCTGAACTCAACAGGTTATGGGTCGTCGGATTTTGCTATTGGTTTCGAATTTCTGGCACGTTgacttttgaaaatatcttcaaaGATCTAATCTTTATGGAGAGGGATCACCTCATATGGCATCGTTGACTTCCTTGGATGATTTATGGCTTGGATTTGCGCTATTGGGGGGCTAGATCAAGATTTTGACGCGATTCGAGGTTAAAGACTAGCCgaatgaggtaagtatcttacctaagaTTGGTTTGAGGGTAATTTCCCTGTTGGCTGTGATCTTTGTTATATGTTGAGGGtgatgtatatgcgaggtgacgagcgtatatgcatgcACAGTGAATATTCATAATCCAGATAGAATCATAGGCTATTATATGCATTTTTTGCTATCATGCTTCTATGATATCATGTTTTCTCTATTTGTATGGCTACATGAGTTACTATTCATGCTTGAAATCATGTATAGACTACCTACTTATTTGTTTGAGATATGATAAGTCTATGTTTTCTATACTGATCTATTTGCCTTAGCCATAGTCATACTGTTTAGTCATGATATTATATTTGTGTGTTAGATCTATGTCTCTGTGCACTTTTGATATGTTATCTCACACGTTGTTGGTATCCTTGTACGTGACAcgagtttaagctaaattgtagCATGTTGGTATATTCCGTGTGATATATGGAATACGTTTGTGCGAGATGTTGGCACATGGAGACTTGAACGGACTGATGACTGATTTTGGGCCATAGAGTCGtgttggtattgatattgaggcgACGCGTGCTCTAGGCCCCATATTGATCTAGATGATATATAATTGACTTTGATCCAATCAGCGCTTGGGCAAGGACCCGCCCCTCCGAAGCCAGGTATTAACCATGGGCATAGGCATAGGGTCATATATATGTGATTGGGTGAGGGACTTGtgtcaggcacccgtacagtgctgaggATCAATGGGCTTTGAGACATGCACCGGATGTGTGTTTAGAGCATGATTGAGGGATACTTTGTACCGGACATTGTGAATATGCTGAGATAATGCATACTTGATATTTAAAATGTGATTCTTGTTGATTTAGCATGTATAACTGAAATGTAGTTATAGAGCTGTATTATCTCTCATGCTAATCGGTATTTGATGACTCTACTTGATATTCAGAGCTTGATATCACAGTTTTATCTTGTTAATTATATGTCTAAGTGAATTTTGTGGAAGTTGATGCGTTGATTCTCATATCTGAAAAATCATGTCTATTTCTCGTCCTATTTCATTATGATGAGCTTGTCATTATTTGAGCTATTTTCTTTCATGTGCTATTATTCtactgttattgttattgttggttgGGAAGAGTGAGCATTAGACCTTGCCAAGCTCATTACTTctttcagcccgaggttaggatGTTACTTATCGAgtacatagggtcagttgtactcatattatactctacactttgtgtgcagatccaagtttTGTTGATCGTGATAGTTACCCGAGAGTCGGATCTAGATTAGTTGGAGATCTCAAGGTAGCAGTTTTGTTCCATTCGTAGGCCTTGAAATCCCTTTTATTTATCATATATTAACACTATTTAGTCCTTTGGACAATATTGTATTTGATTTATACCTTGTATTTACTTATTCTATAGAGCTCATATACTCAATAACACCAAGTCGTGGGATGGTTTTAGTTGTACTATTGTTATTAGATttaatatttttatgattattccgcTATTGATATTGTTTCCTATTATATATTGTTAAAGTTTATTTTTGTATGTTTGTTGAtggtttgcctagcaagcggTGCTAGGCGCCGTCACAGCTTTGgtgggaatttgggtcgtgacaaaaatattTAGACTCATATGAGTATTACTATGGACTATGATGCGAGTGGGCGCATCGCTATGTTGAATCATAACATcttgtttgtgatttgaaaatGCTAGTAGCTTCTATCCTTACAAGATTCTCAATAACCATGCCTCGAATTGATCAAGAATCATGTGAAATTGCAGTAAAGAGGATTAGAAAATAAAACAATCGAATGCTATTAAGACGTGATCAGTTCTACATACTCAAGTGTGTTGAGGAACTGTAACACCTCATAAATTCGGGTTAGCTTTGGACTCGTTAAATGCTTTGTTGACATACGGAAGCCATATACGGGCCGCATGATCAACATAATGGTCGTATATTCAATATAAGGGCCGTATATCAATCGTATATCCACCATCGTAGGCTTTAGGAGTTGACATACAACCAATATACGGACAATATGTCCAATATATGGACCAAATGTGATGCCCGCACGTCACAACTATAGAaatctataaatataaaaaatattcgGGATTTCAGACCTCACTTCGTTTTGGCCATTTTTTTTAGGAGAAAAGCACCCTAGTACTTCCTCAAATCATACAAGTTAAGTTCCTACTGAATTTCACTGATTATTCCATCAAAATAACAAAGATTAACACGAAATCAACCTTTAAATTCGCAGATTCTTGAAAATCCAACAAAGAACAATCGAGGTGGAATTTTGGGGATTTCTTCAAAGACAAGAACTTTATCCTTCCTTAGTGATTCCAATTGATCGGGAAGGGTAAAGAAATGATCCTAAGCCTCCAGTTAGTTTGGGTATTGATTTAACTGTGAAGAACTCCATTCTAGGCATaaactctagttttgataaaaaagAGGCAAGGGGACCTAGTGTTCGCTAAAGTTACGATCTTTATCACTCAAATGTGATTGCTTGAGCATTGGAACGACAGTGGGATTATTTTATATGGATTTGAGATATATCtccttgaaaaattatttttaccaTAAAGGTGTTGAACGAGGATTTATGCGCGTGTTGGACAAGATCACATCAAGCCTCTGTATTATGATTATCTTTGATGCTATATGTATGCACACATGAGGTTCCCTATGCATGGGTTGTTAAACTTAAACCTGAACTATGGACTTATGAACATGATTTACTAAATTAAAATATGTCTCTTTGAGTTACTATTGCTAAGAAAATAATGAACATGAACGATTCGGCTAACACAACATGATTTTTGAAAAGACTTAGATGATAAACTTTGAACTTATGTGGGCAGGTATTGGCAAGATTTGGGCCTGTATTGACATGGACTTGGGGCCTATATTGTCATGACTTGGTCTGTATTAGCACAACTAGGCGTGTATTAGCATGATATAATTTTCGAGTCTGATAAACGGGAACTATACCATTCCTTACTATTAATTCTTGCTGAGTAATTGATTTGCTTCATTTGTTTGATTTAAACTATTTTAtgtaacgacccaaaatcccaccttaaggatcgtgatggtGCATAacctctaaaactaggtaagccgattacttaCGACAGTTAAACCAATAAAATATGATATCATGAAGTAGAGTTTAATATAAATGCGTAAATAAAGGTGATACAAGCCAACACGACGATAATCACAACAAATCCCCAAGAGtaggtagtacagagtcacgagctctaactgaatacataaaattatctcaaaatacaatattgttaaGATGGAGAATTAATAGTATAAATGTAAGGAAAGGACTTCAATGGACTGCGATGATAAaaacaactctaccttgaatccttaagATCAAAGATGCTCTCACAACCTGGGCCCGCTACCTCCAACACCTGaatctatacaaaaatatacagaagtgtagtatgagtgtaccagagtcggtacccagtaagtatcaagactaacctcggaggagtagtgatgaggtttaAGTCAAGAGACTCACTAGTCAAATATAACTTGTGCAAAATGTCAAAGACAGACAACAAGAAAAATAACATAAGGCAATAACTGAGTCTCCTCAGAATAAGTGGTTACAATTTAGAACAAATAAAGGTACAATTTCGATGATGAgtcatcaaattaaatctcacacatatggcacctcgtgccctaaTTTTCAATCAATCTCACACGGCAAAGACTTTATGCCACAACATAAGTCATATTCACACGACAGAGACCTCGTTCCACAATATAAATCACACTCGCAcaacaaagacctcgtgccacaatataaATTACACCCGACCTTGTACCACAATATAAGTCATACTCACATGACAAAAACCTCGTGTCACCACGTGAATCGTACCCGGGTCAGTTACCATTAACACGTTCAAGAAGAATTTATtaagaattaaaaaaagtaaTGCATGATAAAAGCTTTTTATTTCAATAAGTTAtgctaccaacaactcaacagaatatgagATAATAACTCCACGTAGGTAAATCTATCTTGGCAACCAAATCATCAAGTAATAAAGGAGACACATATTAGCACATTGGAAATAACATAACAAATCACGTAAAATGCATGACACATATAAGAAGTCGTAAACCATTCCAACACATGAATAACAACAAGAGTCAATGCGGTGTGCCacatatcaaaatcaaaaatcatcCTTATGACGTCACGTGAGCTTcacattttaaattttttttccgaaatagcttcaCGCACATAAGCCCCCTattgcaccatgtgtgcatcacaatgaagtattttctcttACTTGCACCACACGCATAAGCCCATTTATCTCATCGTATGCGCATTAATATACACACCACCTATATATCCCTGCATGTGCATCTCAATCACAACACAATGATCAATCGCACAAAACGTGCACATATGCCACAACATCGCCCAAACAACAATTTCAATGCCACACAATACATAGCCCACGGCTCTACAATAATAAGTataagaataacaacaataacatatgGGTACAAGGAGTGAATCAACAACGAAATGTGCTTTatataataacaacttcaattcaaggcatattaatagcaCAAGGGTCTAATCTGGTCAATTACCAACATAAGcccgtatacacactcgtcacctcatgtaaaCGTCTTTTCTCATAGTTCAAATAATGCAAttagaccaaatcctaaggggtagttcccccacacaaagttaggcaagataattACCTCAATTAGGTCaattcaatactctaaaaattcttttcctttaaaattcacctccaccctgctcaaatctagccaaaaaaaaTGAATTAATAATATCGAACAATGCAAGAGAaccaattttaattaataaagttaagatctatacacttattccaaaaagtcaacaaaagtcggGCCCATTCagtcaaaacccgagtcaaggGATAGATATTGACTACCCATAACTCCATGAGTCTAAATATGTATttggttttcaaatccgagtccaaatcgactctcaaatctcaaatttttatttttcaaaacataataaataattcccaaaatttctcttcaaatccCAAGATTTAAatgttaaatatcataaataatcatattatataatcaaaattgagtcagaatcacttacccaatagctttgtatgaaaATCTACTCTTAAAATTGCCTCCCACCGAGTCTAAGGCtccaaaatgtgataaaatgagactaagtcccgAAATTCCAAtcttttgttcagctgcagatgtcgcatatgcgacaagtgcatcgcaaatgcgatgcctacTGAACACAGAGAACGTCGCAAATGAAACActtacttcgcatttgcgaagtcagccCCCTTTGCAAAAAGGGCCaattggtcgcaaatgcaacctaCCCAGCCCTAGGCCCTTTTTCGCATTTGCTATGCTagcgtcgcaaatgcgaagcctgccaCCCCATTTCCCCCTTCGCAGATGTGATAACTATTTTGCAAATGTGGTACTCGCATATGCGTAGTGGTGCTCTTATTTGCGATAACTGCAGCACCAACACACTGGCTGCTATGAAACAAGTCCAAACCAATCCGAAATACGtgtgaaactcacccgagcccccggggatccataccaaatatccacataagttttaaaatattatacaaactcgctcgtgatttcaaaataccaaaataacatccggaatcacgaatcagacaccaaaacacataaaaattacAACGAAACTCAAGAATCACTAAAATCACAACCACGCGTTCgattcctaccaaaccaactcAGAATGATATCAAACTTTGCAAACAAGttttgaatgaaaaaatagacCTATTCCTAGTCCCGAAACCAATATTCCAAACCCGATAGCCAcaaagtcaaaccatggtcaaacttaagaaatttctaaaccttcaaattgtcaactttcgccaaaagagtcaaatcaacctaggaacctccaaatccaaattcagacgtacgtctaagtccaaaatcacatacaaacctattggaatcatcaaaatacaaattCGGGACTGTTtacacaaaaatcaaaccttggttaactcttccaacttaatatttctaaaataaaaatcattcttccaaataaatcccAAACCGCTCAAAAACCAAAGctgaccatacacgcaagtcataatacatcatatgaatatACTCGAAATCTCAAACCACTGAACGGAAATATAAattgtaaattgtattctttatttaattaatattatatatatatatatatatatatatatatatatatatatatatatatatatatatatatatattactgtatttacttttgttataTGAACTTTTCCCAACCTTTTATAAGTACCTAGTACTTATACATACTATTGTTATTTTTGATGGTATGTTAGGTAACAGAAAGGAGCATGTACAAGAAGATCGTACGGACTAGGAGTACTTGTTGATTATAGATTTTTGGTGATGCTTGTTCGTGGGGCTCCGACATCCTATCTATTTTATGTATATTAGTTTCGGTTTGCATCTCCACTTTAGTTATTCTTTCATTATTCTTAGAGGCTCGATACACATATGTTGGCTCTTGGGTATTATTATGCTAGAGCTATATTTGGCTTGGTTAGTTCTCAAAGTTGGGATGGTTTGCCATgcttagtttattttaatatttttggatattaattaaatcaaaataatttatttagACTTACCTCATATTGCTTATAACTTAGTGACTTATTAAAAGAACGTAAGGCATTGTTATAACTTCTATCTTGTAAGGTGCTTCTAATATGGTTCCTTAGCATTGATTACTTGTTGCGCTAGGGGTCATGTTTTGGTGCATGACAaggttggtattagagctctaggtttagAAGTCTCCTAAGGTTTGTCTATGTTTGTGGATctatgtctagtagagttttcttTATACAGCCTGATCACATGTATGACGAGTGACCACCAGGATATTACAAGTGTTTGTTTCTCATTTTGATTCTAGATTATGCTATAGAGCTTTAAACCTTCTTTACGATCATTTTGACGTATTCGTTATTCATGCCTTGATTGTTGATAATATTCTAGTATATTTAAAGAGTCATGAAGAGCACACAAGTCACTTATGAATCGCCTTACAAACACTGATGGAGAATAAGATGTACGcgaaattctccaagtgtgagttatgGCTTAACTCCGTGACATTCTTGGGTTATGTGGTGTTAAGTGATGGTATCAATGTTAATCCTCAAAAGTTTGAAGCGGTTAAGGATTTGTCGAGGCCTATAAGTGCAACGGAGATATGCAACTTCTTGGGATTGGTAGGTTATTATCATAAATTTATGGAAGGGTTCTCGACAATAGCAGCACCGCTCACGAAATTGACTCAAAAGACAGTTTAATTTTGATTGTCTAGGGAGTGTGGGAAGAGCTTTTAGGAGCTAAAGACGAGGTTGACTTCTGCTCGTATTTTGACTCTGCCTTCGGGGTCTGGTGGATACGCGATTTACTGTGATGCTTCCAAAATGGGACTAGGATATGTGCTAATGCAGAACAGTAAAATTACTCTCTATGCTTCCCGTCAATTGAAGAAGCACGAGAATAATTATCCAAATCACGACTTGGAATTAGCTGTCATTGTCttcgccttgaagatttggcaccaCTATTTGTATGATGAACATTGTGATATCTTCACTAATCACAAGAGCTtgtaatatattttcaagcagcaGGGGTTGAATCTCAGACAGAGAAGATGGCTGAAATTATTGAAAGATTACAACTTGAATATCTTATATCATCATGGTAAGGCGAATATTGTCGTTGACGCTCTAAGTCGCAAGTGCATTAGTTTAGCCTATCTTCGGCCTCATGAAATGCCAATGGGCAAGGAAATTCGAAGACTTTCTAGCCTTGGCATCCGATTAGATGAAGTAGAAAATGGAGAATTAGTTGGAATTACTCAGATATGTTCTAATATCGCGGAGAGAATTAATCTAGTCAATAAGAAAATGAATTCCTAGTGAAGCTGAGAGATGGAGTGCAAAATGGTGAATACAGTTCGTTCACAGTTGATGAAAATGATAACGTCTTGAGAATGCAAGGGAGATTATGTGTCGCTGATATCGATGGTCTTCGATATGAGTTAATGGTGGACGCGTATAGTTTTAAATATTCTGTGCATCCAGGATCCACCGAGATATATAAGGATTCGAAACAATATTATCAATGAAGGAATATGAAGATGGATATATCTAGCTTTGTGGCTAAGTGCTTAAACTTTCAACAAGTGAAAGTCGAACACCAAAGGCCTAGGACTAGCTCACAACATTGAAATTCCCCAATGGAAGTAGGAGATGATCAGTTTGAACTTCGTTGTAGGTTTACCTCACACGAAGGACAAATATGACTCTATTCGGATAATTATGGATAGACTCACGAAATTCACACACTTTCTTCATGTGAAGACGACGTATACTGCAATCACTATGTTATGTTATATTTGAAGGAGATAGTCAGGTTACATAGGATTCCAACATTTATTATATCTGACCGAGGTATCCAATTTACCGCCCACTTTTGGAAATCTTTCCAATAGGGTGTGGGAACTCATCTCAATTTGAGCACTGCCTTCCACCTTTAAACAGACATACAGACAGAAAGAACTATTCAAACTCTTGAAGATATGCCTCCCACCATTTTGCTTATAGTAATAGTAATCAGGAGAGTATCCATATGGATCCGTAGGAAGCGTTATATGGGCGGCTTTGCAGATCGCTAATTTGTAGGTTTGAGCCAATGAAAGTGAAATTGTAGGGACCCGACTCAGTTCGTGAAGCCACTAAAAAGTAAACCTTATTGTGCGATGACTCAAAATAGATCAAAGTCGACAAAAGTCTTATGCAGACATGAGACATCACGAGTTGGAATTTGTGTTGGGTGGCAATGTGGTCTTGAAAGTGCTGCCAATGAAGGGCATAATGTGTTTCAGTAGAACGAGCAATTTTAGTCCTTGTTACGTTGTTCCCTATGAAATTAATAAGAAGGTTGGAAATGTAGCTTATGAGCTTGAACTACTACCCGAGATGTCCATGGTGCATCTAGTCTTTTATGTGTCAATAGTAAGGTTGTATAGACCTGATCATTCCTATATCTTGTCTTATGAAGAAGTGAAATTCAACGAGGAGTTGTCTTATGAAGAAGAACATGTGCAAATCTTAGATCGTCAAGTTCGAAGGCTAAGGGCAAATGGTGTAGCTCGGTTAAAGTCATATGGAGAAATTATAATACctaggaggcgacttgggatGCAGAAGATGACATGAAGAAGAGATACCCTCATTTGTTACCTATTTCAGGTATGTTTTGACCTTTCAGTTCTTGAAATTCTACAAATGTTAGCTACCAGTATGAAGTTCATAGTATGTGTTGAAAGATAGTTATTTTGGTTGTGATAGTTCCTGTGAGGATTGTGTT
Proteins encoded in this window:
- the LOC107765293 gene encoding uncharacterized protein LOC107765293 — its product is MRHHELEFVLGGNVVLKVLPMKGIMCFSRTSNFSPCYVVPYEINKKVGNVAYELELLPEMSMVHLVFYVSIVRLYRPDHSYILSYEEVKFNEELSYEEEHVQILDRQVRRLRANGVARLKSYGEIIIPRRRLGMQKMT